A stretch of Brassica napus cultivar Da-Ae chromosome C6, Da-Ae, whole genome shotgun sequence DNA encodes these proteins:
- the LOC125588816 gene encoding peptidyl-prolyl cis-trans isomerase Pin1-like, whose translation MASRDQVKASHILIKHQGSRRKASWKDPEGKIIMTTTREAAVEQLKSIREDIVSGKATFEDVAARVSDCSSAKRGGDLGPFGRGQMQLKPFEEATYALKVGDISEIVDTDSGVHIIKRTA comes from the exons ATGGCGTCGAGAGACCAAGTCAAGGCCTCACATATTCTTATCAAGCATCAGGGATCTCGCAGGAAGGCGTCGTGGAAGGATCCGGAAGGAAAAATCATCATGACTACCACGAGAGAAGCAGCCGTCGAACAGCTTAAATCGATCCGTGAAGACATCGTCTCTGGTAAAGCTACATTCGAGGATGTGGCGGCTCGTGTTTCCGACTGTAGCTCTGCTAAACGCGGCGGCGATCTAG GCCCATTTGGTAGAGGTCAAATGCAGCTGAAACCGTTTGAGGAAGCAACATACGCACTGAAGGTGGGAGATATAAGCGAGATTGTGGACACAGACAGTGGAGTCCATATCATAAAGAGAACAGCTTGA
- the LOC125588813 gene encoding probable LRR receptor-like serine/threonine-protein kinase At1g51880, with protein MKFIHVVLLLMITAYGIFESVQAQDQSGFISLSCGLVPKNTTYTEKTTNIIYKSDADYIDSGSVGRISNEYKALLQQQGWTLRSFPEGDRNCYNFNLKANSKYLIRGSFVYGNYDGQNKIPKFDLHIGPNKWTSVKLEGVGNGSIYEMIHVLPQDHLQVCLVKTGKTIPFISSLELRPLNNNSYVTQSGSLIAVSRVYFTATPPFVRYNEDFHDRTWIPHLDNQIVSISTNLLVNTSNSYDVPQTVAKTAAIPANTSQPLTLDWSLDEINAQSYIYMHFAEIQDLEDDEIREFNITYNGGQNWYSYFRPRKLKIITIYNPRAVSSPDGNFNFSFVMTGNSTLPPLINSFEVYKVLDLLQLETDQDEVSAMVNIKTTYELSQKASWQGDPCAPQIYRWEGLNCSYPDSEPPRIISLNLAENNLTGTITTEIFKLTQLIELDLSKNDLSGEIPASFADMKLLKLINLSGNPNLNRTIPDSLQQRLKSNFLTLILGDALNPTVKSKSKKVPVIAIAASLAGVIALVVILAIFYIIRKKKPRRNADPVPPSVTTGLDESEPKPSNPSIITKDRRITYPEVLKMTNNFERVLGKGGFGTVYHGNLDDAQVAVKMLSHSSAQGYKEFKAEVELLLRVHHRHLVGLVGYCDDGDYLALIYEYMANGDLRENMSGIHGRNVLTWENRMQLAVEAAQGLEYLHNGCRPPMVHRDVKTTNILLDERYGAKLADFGLSRSFPIDGECHVSTVVAGTPGYLDPEYYRTNWLSEKSDVYSFGVVLLEIVTNQPVIDKTRERPHINEWVGFMLTKGDIRSIVDPKLMGDYDTNGAWKIVELALGCVNPSSNRRPTMAHVVMELNECVALENARRQGSEEMYSRGSVDFSLSSASEFTPGAR; from the exons ATGAAGTTTATTCATGTGGTTTTGCTTCTCATGATCACAGCTTATGGCATCTTTGAATCAGTTCAAGCTCAAGATCAATCAG GATTCATCAGTTTGTCTTGTGGGTTGGTCCCTAAGAACACAACTTATACAGAGAAGACAACGaatataatatacaaatcaGATGCAGATTACATCGATAGTGGATCCGTTGGGAGGATCAGTAATGAATACAAAGCGCTGTTACAGCAACAGGGTTGGACCTTAAGAAGCTTCCCCGAGGGTGACAGGAACTGTTACAACTTCAACCTAAAAGCAAATAGCAAATATTTGATCAGGGGATCCTTTGTGTATGGGAATTATGACGGTCAGAATAAGATCCCCAAGTTTGATCTTCACATTGGTCCTAACAAATGGACTTCCGTAAAATTGGAAGGAGTAGGAAATGGTTCGATCTACGAGATGATCCATGTCTTACCTCAAGACCATTTACAAGTTTGTCTTGTTAAGACAGGAAAAACAATACCGTTTATCTCCTCCTTAGAACTTCGTCCGTTGAACAATAACTCTTACGTCACGCAAAGTGGATCATTGATTGCTGTCTCAAGAGTTTACTTCACAGCTACTCCACCGTTCGTTAG GTATAATGAGGACTTCCATGACCGAACCTGGATTCCACACTTAGATAACCAAATCGTTTCGATAAGTACGAACCTTTTGGTCAACACAAGCAACTCCTATGATGTGCCACAAACTGTGGCGAAGACTGCTGCTATACCTGCTAATACTAGTCAACCTCTGACCTTAGATTGGAGTCTCGACGAGATCAATGCACAGtcatatatatacatgcatttTGCTGAAATCCAGGATCTTGAGGATGATGAGATCAGAGAATTCAACATTACTTACAATGGTGGCCAAAATTGGTACTCTTATTTTCGGCCTCGAAAACTcaaaataataactatataCAATCCAAGAGCTGTGAGTTCTCCAGATGGGAACTTCAATTTCTCTTTTGTAATGACTGGGAATTCAACTCTTCCTCCTCTTATCAATTCCTTTGAGGTCTATAAAGTCTTGGACCTTTTACAACTCGAGACAGACCAAGATGAAG TTTCTGCTATGGTAAACATCAAAACAACATATGAGTTGAGCCAAAAGGCTAGCTGGCAAGGAGATCCATGTGCTCCTCAGATTTACCGGTGGGAAGGTTTAAACTGTAGTTATCCAGACTCTGAGCCACCGCGGATCATATCCTT GAACTTGGCAGAAAACAATTTGACCGGTACCATAACAACTGAAATATTCAAGCTAACACAGTTGATAGAGTT AGATTTATCAAAGAATGATTTGTCAGGAGAGATTCCAGCCTCTTTTGCTGATATGAAGTTGTTGAAACTcat AAACTTAAGTGGAAATCCAAATCTCAATAGAACAATTCCAGACTCTCTTCAGCAAAGGTTAAAGAGCAATTTTTTAACACTAAT TCTGGGTGATGCTCTGAACCCGACTGTCAAAAGCAAGAGTAAGAAGGTTCCAGTGATTGCTATTGCAGCGTCATTGGCTGGCGTGATTGCTCTGGTAGTTATCTTGGCCATCTTTTACATCATTAGAAAGAAAAAACCGAGAAGAAATGCGG ATCCAGTACCCCCATCAGTCACTACAGGTTTAGATGAAAGTGAGCCAAAACCATCCAATCCATCAATCATAACAAAAGACCGCAGGATCACCTACCCCGAGGTACTGAAGATGACTAACAACTTTGAGAGGGTGCTTGGCAAAGGAGGCTTTGGAACAGTATATCATGGAAACTTGGATGATGCTCAAGTAGCTGTGAAAATGCTCTCTCATTCGTCAGCTCAAGGTTATAAAGAGTTCAAAGCAGAG GTGGAACTTCTTTTAAGAGTTCACCATAGACATTTGGTGGGACTTGTTGGGTACTGTGATGATGGAGATTACTTGGCTTTGATCTATGAATACATGGCTAATGGAGACCTGAGGGAGAATATGTCCG GAATACATGGACGCAATGTCCTAACCTGGGAAAACAGAATGCAATTAGCCGTAGAGGCAGCACAAG GACTCGAGTATCTGCACAATGGATGTAGGCCTCCAATGGTCCATAGAGATGTGAAAACTACCAACATCTTATTGGATGAGCGGTATGGAGCGAAACTAGCAGACTTTGGACTCTCGAGATCTTTCCCTATTGATGGTGAATGTCATGTCTCTACAGTGGTTGCAGGCACACCTGGTTACTTGGACCCTGA GTACTACAGAACAAACTGGCTAAGCGAGAAGAGTGATGTGTACAGCTTCGGGGTGGTGCTATTAGAGATAGTCACAAACCAGCCTGTGATAGATAAAACCCGAGAGAGACCTCACATTAATGAGTGGGTTGGGTTCATGCTCACCAAAGGAGACATAAGGAGTATTGTTGACCCTAAACTGATGGGGGATTATGACACAAACGGTGCGTGGAAGATCGTAGAGCTTGCTCTGGGTTGTGTGAACCCGTCTTCGAACAGAAGACCAACAATGGCGCACGTTGTGATGGAGTTAAATGAGTGTGTGGCATTGGAAAATGCAAGGAGACAAGGTAGTGAAGAGATGTATTCGAGAGGTTCGGTTGACTTTAGTCTCTCTTCTGCTTCTGAATTTACCCCTGGAGCCAGATAA